The Anopheles merus strain MAF chromosome 2L, AmerM5.1, whole genome shotgun sequence genome has a segment encoding these proteins:
- the LOC121593864 gene encoding protein PBDC1 produces the protein MDVLSRPAEEFVNDGTVEELWAVKAVDHAEVHFNLLCSVDPRLLRLTPYDDEIYEQFRRMFPDMDVRVVNESELKSSDGKTKWRAYMEKFNRLEDFSYGTLLRSDAEEEFRPENAILVVRIQFWAIEVARNREGHNDIVRMKFRGRNVNRDVE, from the coding sequence ATGGACGTACTCTCGAGACCGGCGGAAGAATTCGTCAACGATGGCACGGTGGAGGAGCTGTGggctgtgaaggcggtcgaccACGCCGAGGTACACTTCAATCTCCTGTGCAGTGTCGATCCGCGCCTGCTACGACTGACCCCGTACGATGACGAGATCTACGAGCAGTTCCGGCGGATGTTCCCCGACATGGACGTGCGGGTGGTGAACgaaagcgagctgaaaagcTCGGACGGCAAAACGAAATGGAGAGCGTACATGGAGAAGTTCAACCGGTTGGAAGATTTCAGCTACGGCACGCTGCTGCGCTCGGACGCGGAGGAAGAATTCCGGCCGGAAAACGCCATCCTGGTGGTGCGGATCCAGTTCTGGGCGATCGAGGTGGCCCGAAACCGGGAGGGGCATAACGATATCGTACGGATGAAGTTCCGCGGGAGAAATGTAAACAGAGATGTGGAATAA
- the LOC121593865 gene encoding histidine triad nucleotide-binding protein 3-like, with translation MASVQSTLPNCIFCKIATGNDPATDIVFQNERICIFKDIRPASDFHYLAIPNHHLENVNSLTAADKPLLEELKRELVNYMQSSRGIDPSEASFGFHIPPFTSVKHLHMHAIAPVSKMGFISRMIFRPNTMWFKTDDTVMQSIPSDGTTNQ, from the exons ATGGCTTCCGTGCAAAGTACACTGCCGAACTGTATTTTCTGCAAAATTGCCACCGGCAACGATCCGGCGACGGATATCGTGTTCCAAAATGAGCGCATCTGTATCTTCAAGGACATTCGGCCGGCATCGGACTTCCATTATCTGGCCATCCCGAACCACCATCTGGAAAACGTAAACTCACTCACCGCTGCTGATAAGCCCTTGC TTGAAGAACTGAAGCGTGAGCTGGTTAATTACATGCAAAGCAGCAGGGGCATTGATCCGTCGGAAGCTTCCTTTGGGTTTCACATTCCACCGTTTACGAGCGTGAAGCATCTGCACATGCACGCGATTGCACCGGTCAGCAAGATGGGTTTCATTTCGAGAATGATTTTCCGACCCAACACCATGTGGTTCAAAACG GATGACACTGTAATGCAATCCATTCCAAGCGATGGCACAACCAATCAGTGA
- the LOC121593856 gene encoding regulator of MON1-CCZ1 complex: MSRGLLNMGTELQHYYLELSPDPIRFDGTGLLTNVFFDDAKQQVIAVRSGGATGIVVKGARDGENFVFCMDLHSADAPDAQIRSIKFSIDNQVLAVQRSETSVEFISFLPNHRPNLQEMLLYKGKSMINGFVWVQERQVALFTNVGVEILMVNFEKRSLKSLKSLNITMNWFSYCPSSKFALLSSNLGTILTPIILKPSTITKLPRLELGIDQGCMGKDVTLAQLYGTNAILILRQPPNRPFEVVIYLLNGPGLAPKKSHILKLGQSGRFAMNVVDDVVIVHHQATASSMLFDIALSSSETEHGTGATIHSPIIPAKPIRPFQLEVPSISLDGKTMNCELYTKDWVLFQPNIVIDSKLGCLWFVQLKLSALCALITDRLRLVEFLLQRSEGKTVILTVLKDMMSTTYSGTMLPVIESIFNKLNVLYKSVLDSELQSQMALMSLAKSPMKVPTPPRVLIDQADMYTIVFSTIIDAPQMGKILLLYLNSLARNGINANHELSKALLIDLVSHKQFDTLQFLLKYSALNESKALACFLLSLSNVDYPVISQMALDMLARLNANEIILEVLLERGQVIDALRLAKQMPGADSLPARKYLEAAYKTGDPLIFHSVYNFFQMKNVRLRGCPDFLKHEQCGEYVQYYQSLIANQCL, translated from the exons ATGAGTCGTGGCTTGTTAAATATGGGCACCGAACTGCAGCACTACTATCTGGAGCTTTCCCCCGATCCAATTCGCTTCGATGGCACGGGGCTGTTGACGAACGTGTTTTTCGACGATGCCAAACAACAG GTTATCGCCGTACGTTCCGGTGGGGCGACGGGAATCGTAGTGAAGGGTGCGCGAGATGGGGAGAATTTCGTGTTCTGCATGGACCTACACTCGGCCGACGCTCCCGATGCGCAGATCCGCTCGATAAAGTTCTCCATCGACAATCAGGTGCTGGCCGTGCAGCGCAGCGAAACGTCGGTGGAGTTCATCAGCTTTCTGCCGAACCATCGGCCCAACCTGCAGGAGATGCTGCTGTACAAAGGCAAAAGCATGATCAACGGGTTTGTGTGGGTGCAGGAGCGGCAGGTCGCCCTGTTCACCAACGTCGGCGTGGAGATACTGATGGTGAACTTCGAGAAGCGGTCGCTCAAATCGCTCAAATCGCTAAACATCACGATGAACTGGTTCAGCTACTGTCCGAGCTCGAAGTTTGCGCTGCTCTCCTCGAACCTTGGAACGATTCTGACGCCGATCATTTTGAAGCCCTCCACGATCACCAAGCTACCCAGGCTGGAGT TGGGCATCGATCAGGGCTGCATGGGCAAGGATGTGACGCTCGCTCAGCTGTACGGCACGAACGCAATACTGATACTACGCCAGCCACCGAACCGGCCGTTCGAGGTGGTAATCTATCTGCTGAACGGTCCGGGACTGGCACCGAAAAAGTCCCACATTCTCAAGCTGGGCCAAAGCGGACGGTTCGCCATGAACGTGGTCGACGATGTGGTGATCGTGCATCATCAGGCGACGGCCAGCTCGATGCTGTTCGACATTGCGCTTAGCAGCAGTGAAACGGAACACGGCACGGGGGCCACCATTCACTCGCCGATCATACCGGCAAAACCGATCCGACCGTTTCAGCTCGAAGTACCGAGCATTTCGCTGGACGGGAAAACGATGAACTGTGAATTGT ATACGAAAGATTGGGTGCTCTTTCAGCCAAACATTGTGATCGACTCGAAGCTGGGCTGCCTGTGGTTCGTTCAGCTGAAGCTGAGTGCTCTCTGCGCACTCATCACGGACCGCTTGCGCTTGGTGGAGTTCCTGCTACAGCGAAGCGAGGGTAAAACCGTCATCCTTACGGTGCTAAAGGACATGATGAGCACGACGTACAGTGGCACGATGCTGCCCGTGATCGAGAGCATCTTCAACAAGCTGAACGTGCTGTACAAAAGCGTACTGGACAGTGAGCTGCAGAGCCAGATGGCACTGATGTCGCTGGCCAAATCGCCGATGAAAGTCCCCACTCCGCCGAGGGTGCTGATCGATCAGGCCGACATGTACACGATCGTGTTCTCCACCATCATCGACGCACCGCAGATGGGAAAGATTCTGCTGCTCTACCTAAACTCGCTAGCCCGCAATGGAATCAACGCGAATCACGAGCTGAGCAAGGCGCTACTGATCGACCTGGTCAGTCACAAGCAGTTCGATACGTTACAATTTCTGTTGAAATATTCAGCACTGAACGAATCGAAAGCGTTGGCCTGCTTCTTGCTGTCGCTGTCGAACGTCGACTATCCGGTCATATCGCAGATGGCACTCGACATGCTGGCACGGTTGAATGCGAACGAGATCATCCTGGAGGTGCTGCTGGAGCGGGGCCAGGTGATCGATGCGTTGCGATTGGCCAAACAGATGCCCGGGGCGGACTCGTTGCCGGCGAGAAAGTACCTCGAAGCGGCATATAAAACCGGCGATCCGTTGATCTTTCACTCGGTGTACAACTTTTTCCAGATGAAGAACGTACGGCTGCGCGGGTGTCCTGACTTTTTGAAGC ATGAACAATGTGGCGAGTATGTGCAATATTATCAAAGTTTAATCGCTAACCAATGCTTGTAA